The sequence GTGTGTTACTCACCCACACTGTGACTTGTCCAGGATAGCCAAAACTCACTTCTGGACAAGTAAAAATCTTCCAGCTCTATGCTGTTATGTAAATTAAATCAGACAGCTTGTTTCGGCTATTTGGTATTAATCATGGCCTTATCACTGGCCAGGTCAGTGGTTTTCacctcactcccccccccccccctgataaaagggaaagaaaggaaatgatCTCAGTGCAAAGTTTGATAATTTGCTCACGTAATGCCAACATATTATGTGAAAGGCGCTGTGGCAGAATTGGAACAAGAAGGattacaaacacacattgaAGCACTGTTCATGAACAGATGAAGTAttgatcaaaattatataaaaattagggaagttatgatATTGTGAAATTTTTGCTGATTTTTTGCAAAGCAATTGATCTTGAATATTTgaaacagttgatatgaatatgcaaatgagtgagttgatgaagtcatcacctcacaattttccactgaCTGCGTAAGAAAAAAGTGATGAGAATTCAATTTCTCTGCTACAGAAATGTAGTACAATACCATTTCTTGCTGAATTACTTTAGAATAATAATTGGTTAGATTAATTACATGTAGGATTTGAGACTTGGGAGTAATCAAATTTTAACAGAAACTGGAAATTTCAGGATATGTATATGAACtgcacttatatatatatatacacacatatatatatatatatatatatatatatatatatgtatatatatatatatatatatatatatatatatatatatatatgacccggTGTGAGGCAATGAAATAATTTACTTACTCATTTGCCTatccacattttttttgttcaagaattgttttgaaaaaattagcaaaacttccaAAGTCCATAACTTCCAATTTTATCtgatttttagcatttttttttttttcacaggttttgggttttgtgtgtttgtttgtttgtttgtttttttactgttgTGCTAATCTAAGTTAATTTGCTCTTTCTTTTGAGATTAACTTTCAACTGGtttggaattcccctttaacagTTAAGCTAAACTCTAAAATGAAAACAGATGATTGATACTTGTTTTGTGCCCCTCCTTGCTATGAAGGCCATTCGAAGCACCCACGGCCTTGAGGTTCCCCTGACTGTTGGAGGAACACTGCTTGTATCTGAGGAATACATCAAGTTTGTGGTCGACCTTGCCAAcaggaaaatgaaagagaatttTGCCAGGATTCAGAGGTAAACACATATTTCATGTTCCTTTGAAATAAACATTCTCCAGGGACCTGAAATCATtttgttcaaatattttcatgacaGAAGTAAATTCCTCAAACTTAAACTGTTAGTTTTCTGGATTTTTAGTAAGATTACAGGTGAAGTATACCTAATGATATCTATATTCTGTTAAAGGTACTTTAGATATATTCTGTTAGAGCAATGCAAGTTGATTTAAAACACATGGGTCAGCTATTCACAAGGGCTCTTTCATGCCTTTCTCTTTCCTGGCCAATTGCATTGTCTTCGCAAATAAATGCTAATACCATCATATTATTTCAAACTGTGTGTGGTACGATTTATGAATTTTCCTGTACTTCTATTTCATCTTATACCTTCTTGTtttattgtatgctctgtatatTTCTGATGCTTGGTGAAAATACACTAAACTTAAATGAATTTAAGAAAAATTAATTCGTTCTCAGACCAGTGAATCCCTTTGTTTAAAACTGCACCATGCCATGAATGAGTTGAATATTTCACCGTTTTCTCCCAATGCCTTTATCTTTCAGATTCTTTGACAATCTGAAGAGGATGGAGATCTCAGAAGATGCTGAAATTTGCAGCTCAGAAACCATAAAATCAAGGCGTTTGAGTAATAAGGCAGCCAGCAGTCATCGACTAGACAAAGCGGTACAGACTGTCGAGCATACACCAGGCAGACACGCCTCCTCACCAAGGGTCTGCATTGTTGGTGTAAGTGGAGAGGATTCTCGATTGGATGCAACAGAGACTTCTCCAGGTAATGACAGTAGATGTATGCCAAGGACAGAAGACCCTGAAGGGCATGCCAGTTGGACAGAAAGAGACTCTTGCGCATTGCTGGAATTGGAGGGATTTGCCACCATGTTTGCACCTTCCGAGGAGGATACGTAACCATAGTTACTTTCCACATTTGTGCAGATTAAATATAgtgaatacagtggactcccgttataacgaagtcctcgggaccggcagttttctttcgt comes from Diadema setosum chromosome 17, eeDiaSeto1, whole genome shotgun sequence and encodes:
- the LOC140240842 gene encoding tRNA wybutosine-synthesizing protein 3 homolog, which produces MAFQRIKASRLKSADLSRKGNIDEEIVGLVEFINQQEHYFTTSSCSGRTIVVCENSDAPLKKKGCQWLFVTHAWAHTDEVMSALKGTDGSAVLKFEPFVLHVQCQSIDRARMMHQSAVASGFRNSGITIGNGGKVMTAIRSTHGLEVPLTVGGTLLVSEEYIKFVVDLANRKMKENFARIQRFFDNLKRMEISEDAEICSSETIKSRRLSNKAASSHRLDKAVQTVEHTPGRHASSPRVCIVGVSGEDSRLDATETSPGNDSRCMPRTEDPEGHASWTERDSCALLELEGFATMFAPSEEDT